A window of Vibrio ishigakensis contains these coding sequences:
- a CDS encoding sensor histidine kinase, whose amino-acid sequence MELILSLLQQMCVYLMVAYTLSKTPLVIPMLNMSKRRSHMFICYVMFSLFCILGTYFGLQIDDAIANTRAIGAVLGGIFGGPIVGFAVGLTGGLHRYSMGGFTDLACAISTTVEGLIGGLVHLYMIKNNRREQLFSPMLIFFVTLFAEIIQMAIILIVAKPFSQALALVEAIAPPMILANALGAAFFISILQDRKAILEEYSTAYSRRALKIAERSVGILTEGLNPSSAQKIATIIQQETNVGAVAITDKEKILAFEGVGSDHHKPNTPISSEYTHTSINEKRIIYLDGKEHPYQCSIDDNCKLGSALVIPLHSDDDVIGTIKLYEPRRKLFSEINMAMAEGIAQLLSSQILNGDYQQKKMLLSQAEIKLLHAQVNPHFLFNALNTISAVIRRDPDKARGLIQHLSQFFRGNLKRNTEFVTLEQEIRHVESYLTIEKARFADRLDVEIDIDQHLLTTQIPSFTLQPLVENAVKHGVSNLLDKGIVRIYGKATEQGYQVTVEDNAGSYQPEQKDKTGLGMQIVAKRLTNYFGDLAELKVTCKPDEYTRMSFIIPTSP is encoded by the coding sequence ATGGAACTGATACTCTCCCTTCTACAGCAAATGTGTGTCTACTTAATGGTGGCCTACACCTTGAGCAAAACACCGCTGGTCATCCCTATGCTGAACATGTCCAAACGACGCAGCCATATGTTCATCTGCTATGTGATGTTTTCTCTGTTCTGTATCTTGGGTACCTACTTTGGACTTCAGATAGACGACGCTATCGCTAACACGCGTGCAATCGGCGCCGTTCTGGGTGGTATTTTTGGTGGTCCAATTGTGGGGTTTGCCGTGGGCCTAACCGGTGGCCTGCACAGATACAGCATGGGTGGATTCACCGATCTTGCTTGCGCTATTTCAACCACAGTAGAAGGACTTATCGGTGGCTTAGTTCATCTATATATGATCAAAAACAACCGCCGCGAACAACTATTCAGCCCCATGCTTATCTTCTTCGTTACCTTGTTCGCTGAGATAATTCAGATGGCAATTATCTTGATCGTGGCTAAGCCATTTAGCCAAGCGCTGGCTCTGGTAGAGGCGATAGCACCACCTATGATCTTGGCAAATGCATTGGGAGCAGCCTTCTTTATCAGCATACTGCAGGACAGAAAAGCCATCTTGGAAGAGTACTCTACCGCTTACTCTCGCCGTGCGCTGAAGATTGCGGAGCGCTCCGTGGGTATTCTTACTGAGGGTCTAAACCCTAGTAGCGCGCAGAAGATTGCCACCATTATTCAACAAGAAACTAATGTGGGCGCGGTGGCGATCACCGACAAAGAAAAGATTTTGGCTTTCGAAGGAGTCGGTTCGGATCATCATAAGCCAAATACTCCTATATCCTCCGAATACACCCATACCTCTATCAATGAAAAACGCATCATCTATCTCGATGGTAAAGAGCACCCTTATCAATGCTCCATCGATGACAACTGTAAGCTAGGTTCGGCCCTAGTGATTCCACTTCACTCAGATGATGATGTGATTGGAACCATCAAGCTTTACGAACCACGCCGTAAGCTATTCTCCGAGATCAATATGGCAATGGCTGAAGGCATAGCGCAGCTTCTTTCTAGCCAAATCCTAAATGGCGACTATCAACAGAAAAAGATGTTGCTCTCTCAAGCAGAGATAAAGCTACTGCACGCACAGGTCAACCCGCACTTTCTGTTTAATGCCTTAAACACAATCAGTGCGGTTATACGTCGCGATCCCGACAAAGCACGTGGATTAATCCAGCACCTTTCACAATTCTTTAGAGGTAATCTGAAGAGAAACACCGAATTTGTTACGCTTGAGCAAGAAATCAGGCACGTAGAATCCTACCTCACCATTGAGAAGGCACGCTTTGCCGACCGCTTAGATGTCGAGATCGACATCGACCAACATCTTCTAACGACTCAGATCCCAAGCTTTACCCTGCAACCTCTGGTAGAGAATGCGGTCAAGCATGGTGTGTCCAATCTACTGGACAAGGGGATAGTTAGAATATACGGAAAAGCCACCGAGCAGGGATATCAGGTCACGGTAGAGGACAATGCCGGAAGCTATCAACCTGAACAAAAAGACAAAACTGGCCTAGGAATGCAGATCGTAGCAAAACGCCTCACCAACTACTTCGGTGACTTGGCTGAGCTTAAAGTCACCTGTAAGCCAGATGAATACACACGCATGAGTTTTATAATTCCAACAAGTCCATGA
- a CDS encoding 3-deoxy-7-phosphoheptulonate synthase: protein MQRSELSNIHISDEQILITPEELKKKLPLSESARQFIQTSRQTIADIIKKKDHRLLVVCGPCSIHDVDAAKEYAKRLKQLSEKVSDQLYIVMRVYFEKPRTTVGWKGLINDPHLDGSFDIEHGLHKARELLVELADMGIPLATEALDPISPQYLADTFSWSAIGARTTESQTHREMASGLSMPVGFKNGTDGSLSTAINAMQAASSSHRFIGINREGQVALLTTKGNPDGHVILRGGKQTNYDSVSVRECEEELGKAGLDAALMIDCSHANSRKDYRRQPLVAADAIQQIREGNKSIIGLMIESNINEGNQSSDIPLNEMAYGVSITDACINWDSTEELLTKAHQELVPFLQDRLK from the coding sequence ATGCAACGTAGCGAGCTTAGCAACATTCATATCAGCGACGAACAGATCCTTATCACTCCAGAGGAGCTTAAGAAGAAGTTACCTTTGAGTGAGTCGGCTCGTCAGTTTATCCAGACCTCTCGTCAAACCATTGCCGACATCATCAAGAAAAAAGACCATCGCCTACTGGTAGTATGTGGTCCTTGTTCTATTCATGATGTAGATGCAGCCAAAGAGTACGCTAAGCGTCTAAAACAGCTTTCTGAGAAGGTAAGCGATCAGCTTTATATTGTAATGCGTGTTTACTTTGAGAAGCCTCGTACAACTGTAGGTTGGAAAGGCCTTATCAATGACCCACATCTAGATGGTAGCTTCGATATCGAGCACGGCCTGCACAAAGCTCGTGAGCTTCTGGTTGAGCTTGCTGACATGGGTATTCCTCTAGCAACTGAGGCTCTAGATCCAATCAGCCCACAATACCTAGCGGACACCTTCAGCTGGTCAGCAATCGGTGCGCGTACTACTGAGTCGCAAACTCACCGTGAGATGGCAAGTGGCCTTTCTATGCCGGTTGGCTTCAAGAATGGTACTGACGGTAGCCTTTCTACTGCTATCAATGCGATGCAAGCAGCATCCTCTAGCCACCGCTTTATCGGTATCAACCGTGAAGGTCAGGTAGCACTTCTAACCACTAAAGGTAACCCAGACGGCCACGTGATTCTGCGTGGTGGTAAGCAGACTAACTACGATTCAGTATCTGTACGTGAGTGTGAAGAAGAACTAGGTAAAGCAGGTCTAGATGCGGCTCTTATGATTGACTGCAGCCATGCTAACTCTCGCAAAGATTACCGTCGTCAGCCTCTAGTGGCAGCAGATGCTATCCAACAGATCCGTGAGGGCAACAAGTCTATCATCGGTCTTATGATCGAGAGTAACATCAACGAAGGCAACCAAAGCTCTGATATTCCTTTGAATGAGATGGCTTACGGTGTTTCTATCACAGATGCATGTATCAACTGGGATAGCACCGAGGAATTGCTAACAAAAGCGCACCAAGAACTGGTACCATTTTTACAAGATCGATTGAAGTAG
- the tyrA gene encoding bifunctional chorismate mutase/prephenate dehydrogenase, whose protein sequence is MAKELLHLRDQIDQVDKQMLDLLEQRLALVEQVGEVKSEHGLPIYAPDREAAMLASRRAEAEKRGIPPQLIEDILRRTMRESYASEKDSGFKCLNPELKDVVVIGGRGQLGGLFCKMFELSGYNVKVVGRQDWEQSEAIFANAGLVVVSVPINLTESVIDKLSNLPQDCILCDLTSIKQKPLEAMMKVHQGPVVGLHPMFGPDVPSLAKQVIVHCEGRGTEQYQWLLDQFGIWGASLCPMDADHHDNGMTLIQALRHFTSFAYGLHLSQENPDIDTLLKLSSPIYRLELAMVGRLFAQDPELYGDIILSSEQNIEMIKRFHQRFGEALSLLDNKDKSNFVEQFNGVSDWFGDYSKQFMTESQNLLKQANDSIQRD, encoded by the coding sequence ATGGCAAAGGAACTTCTGCATTTACGCGACCAGATAGATCAAGTGGACAAGCAGATGCTTGATCTGTTGGAACAGCGTTTGGCTTTGGTAGAACAAGTAGGGGAAGTGAAGAGCGAACACGGTTTGCCTATCTATGCCCCTGATCGTGAGGCGGCTATGTTGGCCTCGCGTCGCGCTGAAGCTGAGAAGCGTGGCATCCCGCCACAGCTTATCGAGGATATCCTGCGCCGTACCATGCGTGAGTCTTATGCCAGCGAGAAGGATTCAGGCTTTAAGTGTTTGAATCCTGAGCTAAAAGATGTTGTGGTTATCGGTGGCCGTGGTCAACTCGGTGGCCTGTTCTGCAAGATGTTCGAGCTATCTGGCTACAATGTGAAGGTGGTTGGTCGTCAAGATTGGGAGCAGTCAGAGGCTATTTTTGCGAACGCTGGGTTGGTGGTAGTGAGCGTGCCAATCAATCTGACAGAGTCTGTGATTGATAAGCTGTCGAATCTTCCACAAGACTGCATCCTATGTGACCTTACCTCTATTAAGCAAAAGCCACTTGAGGCGATGATGAAGGTGCACCAAGGTCCGGTTGTGGGTCTGCACCCTATGTTCGGTCCAGATGTACCAAGCCTTGCCAAGCAGGTTATCGTTCACTGTGAAGGTCGCGGTACTGAGCAATATCAGTGGCTTCTTGATCAGTTTGGTATCTGGGGCGCAAGTCTTTGCCCGATGGATGCTGATCACCACGACAACGGTATGACCTTGATTCAGGCGCTGCGCCACTTCACCTCGTTTGCTTATGGTCTGCACCTAAGCCAGGAGAATCCAGATATAGATACACTGCTAAAGCTAAGCTCCCCTATCTACCGACTGGAACTGGCTATGGTAGGTCGTCTGTTTGCACAGGACCCAGAGCTATATGGTGACATCATTCTATCTTCTGAGCAGAACATAGAGATGATCAAACGCTTCCATCAACGCTTCGGTGAGGCTCTCTCTTTGCTAGATAACAAGGATAAGAGCAACTTCGTTGAGCAGTTCAATGGTGTGTCAGATTGGTTCGGTGATTACTCGAAGCAGTTCATGACTGAGAGTCAGAATCTTCTCAAGCAAGCAAATGATTCGATACAAAGAGACTAG
- the ettA gene encoding energy-dependent translational throttle protein EttA, with product MAEYVYTMSRVSKIVPPKRQILKDISLSFFPGAKIGVLGLNGAGKSTLLRIMAGIDTDIDGEARPQAGLNVGYLPQEPVLDESKTVREIVEEAVSDVAGAMKRLDEVYAAYAEPDADFDALAKEQGELEALIQAKDGHNLENALERAADALRLPEWDQKIEHLSGGERRRVAICRLLLEKPDMLLLDEPTNHLDAESVAWLERFLVDYNGTVVAITHDRYFLDNAAGWILELDRGEGIPWEGNYTSWLEQKDARLQQEASQEKARQKTIEKELEWVRQNPKGRQSKSKARMARFEELQSGDRQKRNETNELFIPPGERLGDKVIEVNNLTKSFDGRVLIDDLSFSMPKGAIVGIIGANGAGKSTLFKMLSGTEQPDSGSIEMGETVKLASVDQFRDSMDDTKTVFQEISEGADIIKINNFEIPARAYCSRFNFKGSDQQKIIGELSGGERNRVHLAKLLKAGGNVLLLDEPTNDLDVETLRALEEALLEFPGCAMVISHDRWFLDRIATHIIDYRDEGQVNFYEGNYNEYMEWLKKTLGPEAAEPHRIKYKRVTK from the coding sequence ATGGCTGAATACGTCTATACCATGTCTCGGGTGAGCAAAATCGTGCCACCAAAACGTCAAATCCTAAAAGACATCTCTCTAAGCTTCTTCCCTGGCGCTAAGATCGGTGTTTTGGGCCTAAACGGTGCAGGTAAATCTACCCTTCTACGCATCATGGCAGGCATCGACACTGATATCGATGGTGAAGCGCGTCCACAAGCAGGCCTAAACGTAGGTTACCTACCTCAGGAACCTGTGTTAGACGAATCTAAGACCGTTCGTGAAATCGTTGAAGAAGCGGTTTCTGATGTTGCAGGTGCAATGAAGCGTCTTGATGAAGTTTATGCAGCATACGCAGAACCAGATGCAGACTTCGATGCCCTAGCAAAAGAGCAAGGCGAGCTTGAAGCACTTATCCAAGCGAAAGATGGTCATAACCTAGAAAATGCTCTAGAGCGTGCTGCCGATGCACTGCGTCTACCTGAGTGGGACCAGAAGATTGAACACCTTTCAGGTGGTGAGCGCCGCCGTGTTGCTATCTGCCGTCTATTACTAGAGAAGCCAGATATGCTTCTACTAGACGAACCAACCAACCACTTGGATGCAGAGTCAGTAGCTTGGCTAGAGCGTTTCCTAGTGGATTACAACGGCACCGTTGTTGCTATTACCCACGACCGTTATTTCCTTGATAACGCAGCGGGCTGGATCCTAGAGCTTGACCGTGGTGAAGGTATTCCATGGGAAGGTAACTATACTTCATGGCTTGAGCAGAAAGATGCGCGTCTACAACAAGAAGCGTCTCAAGAGAAGGCTCGCCAAAAGACTATCGAGAAAGAGCTTGAGTGGGTTCGTCAAAACCCTAAAGGCCGTCAATCTAAGTCTAAAGCACGTATGGCACGCTTCGAAGAACTGCAAAGTGGCGACCGCCAGAAGCGTAACGAGACCAACGAACTGTTCATCCCACCAGGTGAGCGTCTAGGTGACAAGGTTATCGAGGTAAACAACCTAACCAAGTCATTCGATGGCCGCGTTCTTATCGACGACCTATCTTTCAGCATGCCTAAGGGTGCTATCGTAGGTATCATCGGCGCCAACGGTGCAGGTAAATCTACCCTGTTCAAGATGCTAAGCGGTACTGAACAACCAGATTCAGGCTCTATCGAAATGGGTGAAACCGTTAAGCTAGCGTCTGTTGACCAGTTCCGTGACTCTATGGATGACACTAAGACTGTATTCCAAGAGATCTCTGAAGGCGCTGACATCATCAAGATCAACAACTTTGAAATCCCAGCGCGCGCTTACTGCTCTCGCTTCAACTTCAAAGGCTCTGATCAACAGAAGATCATCGGTGAGCTGTCCGGTGGTGAGCGTAACCGTGTTCACCTAGCTAAGCTACTTAAAGCGGGCGGCAACGTACTGCTACTCGATGAGCCAACCAACGACCTTGACGTTGAAACCCTGCGTGCTCTTGAAGAAGCGCTGCTTGAGTTCCCTGGCTGTGCCATGGTTATCTCGCACGACCGTTGGTTCCTAGACCGTATCGCGACTCACATCATCGACTACCGTGATGAAGGCCAGGTTAACTTCTACGAAGGTAACTACAACGAGTACATGGAATGGCTGAAGAAGACCCTAGGTCCTGAAGCGGCTGAACCACATCGTATTAAGTACAAGCGTGTGACTAAGTAA
- a CDS encoding transglycosylase SLT domain-containing protein — translation MAAIKKWLGFGLSMVSLSVSALTLEQERDTYEQAQQLITENKLDQYQKLRAQLDNYPLTPYLDYRIFLLDLDKRTPQEVEQYIKQQHEYPFSQSVRGEYLDALVEAENWDGFYRFQATKPRMQSYQCSFYFAKYQAGKKEEAFEGASELWLSGKSIAKECDPLFEVWDEAGMRNDELILQRMQLAFTTRNGRLVNYLKDLTESDKASKNAVAIYKLYKSRSHLKAYAEEQPQTEYNKKVTMSALRQLTYTEGEPQLAIDLLDGVAKAQGYSEAEYQQTADYIAYSLINTDDEELAKWRDATLMKSTNQTWLERRARLAIQHQDWASLELWIERMPEKARNSKRWQYWLARTEIAQGDVEQGKARMKTILGYRNFYSLAAADYLKVPARYNSTVMADKSASITQFESSLARIKELIDVDKITAAKREWRWLLARADDEQQRALAQYAAKRNWHNLTVTATIEAGMWDHLSLRFPRAHQWWFNFYAEKYDIDPITLMALARQESALDADAKSPVGARGLMQIMPKTASYTAKKYDIDYQGAEELFVVGKNIEIGSRYLSSLMETYEGNRLFAFGAYNAGPHRVKLWRERTGGKVDAYSYIEAIPFKETRGYIMNVLMFEVYYRDLLDKKGTFLSDLETEMKY, via the coding sequence ATGGCAGCAATAAAGAAATGGTTAGGTTTCGGCCTAAGTATGGTTTCACTTTCTGTATCGGCTTTGACGCTTGAACAGGAAAGAGATACCTATGAACAGGCTCAGCAGTTGATCACCGAGAATAAACTCGACCAGTATCAAAAGCTACGAGCTCAATTGGATAATTATCCACTCACTCCTTATCTTGATTATCGAATCTTTCTGCTCGATCTCGACAAGCGCACGCCGCAAGAGGTGGAGCAGTACATTAAACAGCAACATGAGTATCCTTTTTCTCAATCGGTGCGTGGTGAATACCTAGATGCATTGGTGGAAGCGGAAAACTGGGATGGCTTCTATCGTTTTCAGGCCACTAAGCCAAGAATGCAGAGTTATCAGTGCAGCTTTTACTTTGCTAAGTATCAAGCGGGTAAAAAAGAAGAGGCCTTTGAGGGCGCTTCTGAGCTGTGGCTAAGTGGTAAGAGCATAGCTAAAGAGTGTGACCCACTGTTTGAGGTGTGGGATGAAGCTGGCATGCGTAACGATGAGCTTATTCTGCAACGTATGCAGCTTGCATTTACTACTCGCAATGGCCGCTTGGTTAACTATCTAAAAGATCTCACTGAGTCTGACAAAGCATCAAAGAACGCAGTGGCCATCTATAAGTTGTATAAGTCGCGCTCACACTTGAAAGCTTACGCGGAAGAGCAGCCCCAGACCGAATACAACAAGAAGGTCACTATGTCTGCACTGCGTCAGCTTACCTATACCGAGGGTGAACCGCAGCTTGCCATAGATCTGCTAGACGGTGTAGCAAAGGCTCAGGGATATTCGGAGGCTGAGTATCAACAGACCGCGGACTATATCGCTTACAGCCTGATCAATACCGACGATGAAGAGTTGGCTAAGTGGCGTGACGCTACTTTGATGAAGAGCACTAATCAGACTTGGCTTGAGCGACGTGCTCGTCTTGCCATTCAGCATCAAGATTGGGCTAGTCTCGAGCTGTGGATAGAGCGCATGCCTGAAAAGGCGAGGAACTCAAAACGCTGGCAATATTGGCTAGCGCGTACTGAGATAGCTCAAGGCGATGTAGAGCAAGGCAAAGCGCGAATGAAGACGATTTTGGGCTATCGAAATTTTTATAGCCTTGCAGCTGCGGATTATCTTAAGGTACCGGCACGCTATAACTCCACAGTAATGGCGGATAAGAGCGCTTCCATAACTCAGTTTGAGTCCAGCCTTGCTCGCATCAAGGAGCTTATTGATGTGGACAAGATTACGGCTGCAAAACGTGAATGGCGCTGGTTATTAGCCAGAGCCGACGATGAACAGCAACGCGCTTTGGCTCAATATGCGGCTAAACGAAATTGGCATAACCTGACGGTGACAGCCACCATTGAAGCGGGGATGTGGGATCACCTGAGCTTGCGTTTCCCGAGAGCACACCAATGGTGGTTTAACTTCTATGCCGAGAAGTATGATATTGACCCTATCACCTTGATGGCGCTGGCTCGTCAAGAGAGTGCATTAGACGCTGATGCGAAATCCCCTGTGGGAGCACGTGGTCTGATGCAGATCATGCCAAAGACCGCCTCTTACACAGCCAAGAAGTACGATATCGATTACCAAGGTGCAGAAGAGCTGTTTGTCGTGGGTAAGAATATCGAGATTGGCAGTCGCTATCTGTCCAGCTTGATGGAGACCTACGAGGGCAATCGCCTATTTGCCTTTGGTGCTTACAATGCCGGTCCACACCGTGTGAAACTGTGGCGTGAACGCACCGGTGGTAAGGTCGATGCCTACTCTTATATTGAAGCGATTCCGTTTAAAGAGACGCGTGGCTACATCATGAATGTGCTGATGTTCGAGGTCTATTATCGTGATCTGCTCGATAAGAAAGGGACGTTTTTATCTGACTTAGAAACCGAAATGAAGTATTAA
- the trpR gene encoding trp operon repressor, which produces MSEEEWTKVLQMIEKAVDEGSQQTLLSIMLTADEREALVTRAKILDMLLNQQCSQRQISQDLGVGIATVTRGNNELKNRTDDELKVLSELLKKCQ; this is translated from the coding sequence GTGTCAGAAGAAGAGTGGACTAAGGTTCTACAGATGATAGAAAAGGCGGTAGATGAGGGAAGTCAGCAGACCCTGCTCTCCATTATGCTCACCGCTGATGAGCGAGAGGCTCTGGTTACCCGAGCCAAGATCTTGGATATGTTGCTCAATCAGCAATGTTCACAGAGACAGATAAGCCAAGACTTAGGTGTTGGGATAGCGACCGTGACTCGAGGTAATAATGAGCTGAAGAATCGCACGGATGATGAACTCAAAGTCTTGTCTGAATTGCTAAAGAAATGCCAATAA
- the yjjX gene encoding inosine/xanthosine triphosphatase encodes MTIQKVIVASLNPAKINAVKSAFTEVFPEQDFSFDGVSVASEVPDQPMSNDETKQGAINRVRNAKSEVTDADYYVGLEAGIEGNATFAWMVIESQSLRGESRSSSLMLPPKVLARIEQGEELGDAMDAVYGTTNIKQKGGAIGILTNNRLSRSSVYHQALILALIPFVNSDSF; translated from the coding sequence ATGACGATTCAAAAGGTTATTGTAGCCTCACTGAACCCCGCTAAGATCAATGCGGTTAAAAGTGCCTTTACTGAGGTATTTCCTGAGCAGGATTTCAGCTTCGATGGTGTGAGCGTTGCCAGCGAAGTACCAGATCAGCCAATGTCTAATGATGAGACAAAGCAAGGTGCCATAAACCGAGTACGTAATGCAAAATCTGAAGTCACAGACGCCGATTACTATGTGGGGTTAGAAGCCGGCATCGAGGGCAATGCGACCTTTGCCTGGATGGTGATTGAATCACAAAGCCTGCGCGGTGAATCACGCTCATCAAGTCTAATGCTTCCCCCTAAGGTACTAGCTCGAATCGAGCAGGGTGAGGAGCTTGGTGATGCTATGGATGCCGTCTATGGCACCACTAACATCAAACAGAAAGGCGGTGCTATCGGTATCCTAACCAACAACCGTTTGAGCCGCAGTAGCGTCTATCATCAGGCGCTCATTCTGGCCCTGATTCCGTTTGTGAATAGCGACAGTTTCTAG
- the pheA gene encoding prephenate dehydratase: MADTPISLDEIRIKLNELDDQLLSLLSERRALSLEVAKSKVETSKPVRDAQREQQLLVKLIDNGKQKYQLDAQYITKVFHTIIEDSVLLQQSYLQNLVNPAQQRKPLARVAFLGSKGSYSHLASRDYFSRRNTDLIELNCEGFKEVVKTVESGHADYGVLPIENTSSGSINEVYDLLQHTTLYIVGELAQPIEHCLLATSDVRLEEITTLYSHPQPHQQCSDFLSRLDGVKLETCVSTADAMQKVKELNRPDVAAIGNAISGKLYGLQSIKQNIANQTENHTRFIVVARKPVSVSTQIPAKTTLIMSTSQEAGSLVESLLVLQRYGINITKLESRPIIGNPWEEMFYVDLEAHLDSENAQQAINELQSITRYLKVLGCYPSENIKPTQVQMP; the protein is encoded by the coding sequence ATGGCAGATACCCCCATCTCTCTGGATGAAATACGCATCAAACTCAATGAACTGGACGATCAACTTCTGAGTCTGTTGTCAGAGCGACGAGCTTTAAGCCTAGAGGTAGCCAAGAGCAAAGTAGAGACTTCTAAACCTGTACGTGATGCCCAGCGCGAACAACAGCTTCTGGTTAAGCTTATCGATAACGGTAAGCAAAAATACCAACTAGATGCTCAATACATCACTAAGGTATTCCACACTATTATCGAAGACTCTGTGCTTCTGCAGCAGTCTTATCTACAAAACCTTGTTAACCCAGCGCAGCAACGCAAACCGCTAGCTCGCGTTGCCTTCCTTGGCTCAAAAGGTTCATACTCACACCTTGCTAGCCGTGACTACTTTAGCCGCCGCAATACAGACCTTATCGAATTGAACTGTGAAGGCTTCAAAGAGGTGGTGAAGACTGTTGAGTCTGGTCACGCTGATTATGGTGTACTTCCAATCGAAAACACCAGCTCAGGCTCCATCAATGAGGTGTATGACCTGCTACAACACACCACGCTCTACATCGTAGGTGAGTTAGCACAGCCAATTGAGCATTGCCTACTAGCAACCTCAGATGTGCGCCTTGAAGAGATCACAACCCTCTACTCTCACCCGCAGCCTCATCAGCAGTGCAGTGATTTCCTAAGCCGTCTTGACGGCGTGAAGCTTGAAACCTGTGTTAGTACTGCTGATGCAATGCAAAAAGTGAAAGAGCTGAATCGCCCAGACGTGGCAGCTATCGGCAATGCTATCAGTGGCAAGCTATACGGCCTGCAGAGCATTAAACAGAACATAGCTAACCAAACTGAAAACCATACTCGCTTTATCGTAGTCGCGAGAAAGCCGGTAAGCGTATCGACTCAGATCCCAGCGAAAACCACACTGATTATGTCTACCTCGCAAGAGGCGGGTTCGCTAGTAGAAAGCCTACTGGTGCTGCAACGCTATGGCATCAACATAACTAAGCTAGAGTCACGTCCTATCATTGGCAACCCTTGGGAAGAGATGTTCTATGTAGACCTTGAAGCGCATCTGGATTCAGAGAACGCACAGCAAGCAATCAATGAACTGCAGAGCATCACCCGCTACTTGAAAGTTCTGGGTTGTTACCCAAGCGAAAACATCAAGCCAACTCAGGTACAGATGCCGTAA
- the hpf gene encoding ribosome hibernation-promoting factor, HPF/YfiA family — translation MKMNITGKNIEITSAIRAHIEAKFKKLEKWQVDIIGCQASFQEEPNKNKKFEAVITVPKGKLVASAVHEDLYAAVNEVEQKLERQLNKLRHKPEARRATHSEVPVAEEETPV, via the coding sequence ATGAAAATGAATATCACCGGTAAAAATATTGAAATCACCTCTGCTATCCGTGCACATATAGAAGCTAAATTTAAGAAGCTAGAAAAGTGGCAAGTAGACATCATTGGTTGCCAAGCAAGCTTCCAAGAAGAGCCAAACAAAAATAAAAAGTTTGAAGCTGTAATCACAGTACCTAAGGGGAAACTAGTAGCATCTGCAGTGCATGAAGATCTGTATGCGGCCGTTAACGAGGTCGAACAAAAACTGGAGCGCCAACTTAATAAGCTAAGACACAAGCCTGAAGCTCGTCGCGCGACCCATTCAGAAGTACCCGTTGCAGAAGAAGAAACACCGGTATAG